The following DNA comes from Mucisphaera calidilacus.
ATCATGCATCCCCCATCACCTGATTGACTGTGCCGAGCCGGACCGGCCTTACACCGTGTCCAACTGGCTCGATTCGGCTGAAGCGTGTCTGTCTGGCATGCAGCATGATCGAAAACGCCCCATTGTCGCGGGTGGAACGAATCTTTATCTTAAGTCCCTATTGCACGGAATGTTCCAAGGACCGGGGACCGACGAAACCTACCGCGCATCGCTTGGGGAGCAGAGCAGTCAGGACCTCCATACCCGGTTGGCAGACATAGACCCCCCTGCTGCCGAGCGTATCGCGCCCGCCGACCGCAAGCGGATCGTCCGGGCTCTTGAGGTGCACCACCTGACGGGGATGACGATCACCGAGCACCAGTCGCAGTGGAGCGAGGACCCCGACCGGCCCTATCGCTATGACCCCGTGCTCATCGGGCTGAGCTGGCCGACAGACGCCATCAACGCCCGCATCAACCTGCGTGTCAAGGCGATGTTCTATCCCCATAAATTTGATGAGCTTATAGCACGCGAAGTCTGCATTGGCGGACGCTCGCTGCCCGAGGAGACCGCTGATCTGGAAGCTCGTGGACTGCTGGGCATGCAGGCACGCGAGGCACTGGGCACGAAACAGGTGCTGGAACATCTCGCCGACCCGAGCCGTTTCACCCTCGACGATGCGTATGAAAAGACCAAGGTTCACACCCGGCGATTCGGCAAGCAGCAGCGGACGTGGATGCGTCGGTTCCGAGGCGTCCGGTGGATTGAGATGCACCCGGAGATCAGCCCGGGGGAGGTCGCGGAACAGGCCCTGGCGCTTATCGAGGCGGCGGAAAATGACGACCACGCTAGCCACTGAATCCACAACGACTTGCGGCAAGTCCCATAACCTGTTGCCGTGTAAGTTTTTCCCTCAACCTGTTGACAACCACCCGATCGGCTGCTCAAGTGTCTCGCCCTGTGGCGTGATGTTCTATTAAGGATGCAACTCCGCAGCCGACACCTCCTGAGGAATGAGTTCAAGGCCCATGGCGAAAAAGAAGACGACCAAGAAGAAGACAGGCGGCGCGGCCTCGAAGGGCCGGCGGTCGCAGTCGATCAAGGTCGCCGACGCCAAGGGCAAGCACCTTGTCATCGTCGAGAGCCCGACCAAGGCCAAGACGATCAACAAGTACCTCGGCAGCGACTACCTGGTGATGGCGAGCGTGGGCCACGTCCGTGACCTGCCCTCACGCAACCCCAAGGGCGTCAAGAACCCGGTTCCGGGCGTCAACCTCGAACAGCAGTTCGAGCCGACCTACGAGATCCTGCCCGACAAGAAGAAAACGGTCAGCGAGCTTAAGAAGGCGGCCAAGTACGCGGACGACGTCTGGTTCGCGACCGACCTCGACCGCGAGGGAGAGGCGATCGCGTGGCATCTGGCTCATGCGCTGGACATCGACCTCGAGGGCGCCAAGCGGGTGGTCTTCAACGCGATTACGAAGACGGAGATCGAACGAGCCTTTCATCATCCCCGGCCGATCGACGAGAACCGGGTCAATGCGCAGCAGGCAAGACGGATTGTGGACCGCATCGTCGGTTACCAGGTCTCGCCTCTGCTCTGGAAGAAGGTGGCCGGCGGGCTGAGTGCGGGTCGTGTGCAGTCGGTTGCGGTGCGTCTCGTGGTCGAGCGTGAACGCGAGATCGATGCCTTCATCCCCGACGAGTCCTGGCGGCTGGGTGCGTTGATGGCGACCGACCCGTCGGAGGCGCCGAAGCTCGGTGAACTCTGGCAGGCTTTTCTTGACGGCGCGACCGAGAACGGCCGCACGGTCAAGGAACAGAACGCGTGGCTCTCCGAGCACGCCGTGTTGCGTGCCGAATTGGTCGGGATCGATGACGCCGACGTGAAGAACGCCGACGAGCAGCAGATCCTCGATGTGGCGAAACGTCTCGGCTACGAGCTTGAGAAACTCGATGTCGTGGAGGACCCAAAGGGCAAGGGGCCGGCGAAGCAGCTCAAGACGGCGATCGGCGTGGTGTCGGCTTCTCCGCCGGACTACGCCATCGAATCGATCGCAACCAAACGCACAACAAGCAAGCCGGGCGCGCCGTTCATCACGTCGAGTCTGCAGCAGGCCGCGGCGAACCGCTACAGCTTCGCGCTCCAGCGGACGATGCGTGTCGCGCAGCAGCTGTATGAAGGCATCGACCTGGGTGGCGCTCGCGGCCAGACAGGCCTGATCACCTACATGCGTACCGATTCGACGCACCTTGCGCCCGAGGCGATCGCAGCGGCACGCGACCACATCGGCAGCGCGTACGGCGACGACTACCTGCCCGAGAAGCCCAACTATTACAGCTCCTCGAACAAGAGCGCGCAGGAGGCGCACGAGGCGATCCGCCCGACAGACGTGACGGTCCGCCCGAGTGACATCCGCGGCAAGCTCAACGAGGATCAGTTCAAGCTCTACGACCTGATCTGGAAGCGTTTCGTCTCCTGCCAGATGACCCCCGCCAAGTGGGACGCCACCACGGTCAGCATCCGCGCGGACCTCAACCCCGGTTCGGCCAAGCTGCGTGCCTCGGGCCGGAAGCTGGTCTTCGACGGTTTTTACCGCGTGACGGGCGTGCCGCAGAGCGACGACGTGATCCTGCCGGAGTTGTCGGAGGGTCAGAAAGTCGCGCCGCTGGACATCAAGCCGACGCAGCACTTCACCGCGCCGCCACCCCGGTACACCGAGGCGTCGCTGCAGAAGAAGCTCGAGGAAGAGGGCATCGGACGGCCGTCGACGTACGCGGCCATCATCCAGACGATTCAGGACCGCAAGTACGTCGAGCCGCTGATGCCTCGCGACCGCCGACTCTGTGCCACGGACCTGGGCATGGTGGTGACCGACATGCTCATCGAGGCGTTCCCGGAGATCCTGAACGTCGCCTACACGCGTGAGATGGAGAGTCAGCTCGATCACATCGAGGACGAGCGCAACGACTGGCACCAGATGGTCGCGGCCTTCTACGAGCCGTTCGCGGTGCAGCTCGAGAAGGCGCACGAGGAACTGACACACGCCAAGGCCGTCACCGAACCCGCCCCCCACAAGTGCGAGCAGTGCGGCGCCGACACGGTCTACCGTTTTGGCAAGAACGGCCGATTCCTGTCGTGCAGCCGGTACCCCGACTGCAAGTATGCGGCGCCGATCGATCGTGAGGGCAACCCGCAGTCGCCCGAGATGACCGACATCCTCTGCCCGGAGGACGGCAAGCCGATGATTCGGCGGACGGGTCGTTTCGGGCCGTTCCTTGCGGCGTCGACCTACCCCGAGGTGAAGTTCATCCTGAAGCTCGATCCGAAGAAGGGTCACGTGGTGCTGCCCAAGACCCCGCCGATGCTCACGGGTATTACCTGCCCGAAGTGCGAGGAGCGTGAGCTGTATCTGCGCGAGAGCAAGCGAGGGCCCTGGCTCAGTTGCTCGGGCTTCCCGAAGTGTCGAGGCCGGGCGGCATGGAGCTCACTCGACGAGGAGAAGCAGGCAGAGCTCGAGAAGAAATGGGCGGAGCATCAGAAGGAGAACCCGGTGCCCGAGATCCGCACGGCGAGCGGCCGCGTGCTCAAGGAGGGCGATGACTACATCCCCGAGATCGCGGGCTCAGAAGAACCGGCAGGCAGTGTCGTGGCGCGTGACGACGCGGCCTGATTAATTGTCTATTTTTACTGATTACTTGCATTTTCTACTGGACTCCAACTGATCGCCGTGTCATGATGGTGTTCAGGAGTTGTGCCATGGGCAAGGAAATCCAGTTTGAAGTACCCGAGGGACTGCACGATTTCATCTGCGCGCAGTCGGGTGCAGGCGGCCTGTACGCCACCACGGACGAGTACCTACGCGACTTGATCCGACGTGATTACGAGCGTCAGCAGGCGGGACGCTGGCAATCCCTGCTTCATGAACTCGAACAAGGCATGGAGGCCGATGATTCCGACTTCCAGCCGCTGGATATGGACGCGATAAAGGCTGACGCGAAGAAGCAGGCAAGCACGGATGCCGCATGAGATCGTCATATTGCCTCGCGCCCGTCACAGGATCGAGGCTATCTGGATCTACACGCAGAAAAACTGGGGCGAGGCACAGGCGGACGATACCTCGATGGCCTTGACGAAATGCTCAAGAGACTCGCAAAGAGCCGTTCGGCATGGCGGTCAGTTCGGTTCACTGACGCACTGAATGGGCTCTGGATGTGTCGATATGCACAGCACATCATCTTTTTCCGCGAGTTGTCCGGGCAGAGAATCGGCGTGATCACGGTGATGCACGCAACAATGGATTTACCGGAGAGGCTGCTCGAGGAAATTGACAAGCAGTGAGCCCGCTCCTTACTGCACCTTCTTCATCAGCTCGCGGTCGGGCAGGTAGCCGGTGGCGTCGCGGGGGAAGTCGTCTTCGCGTGAGGCCGCGTCGAGGATGACCGTCTTGCCCTCGAACTCGCCGTTGCGCACCTTGCCGCGGACCTCGACGTAGGCGGGCCGCACGACGACGACCTCGTCCGCGTCGTCGTCGTCATGGTCGGCGTCGTCCGGGCCTTCGCCTTGCTTCTCGTCTTTGTCCTCATCGTCGTCGTCAACCTCTTCGGTGTCGGCGTCGTAGTAAACGAGTTTGGTGATCTCGATGAGCGTGCCGGCGGGCAGGGTTCCCCTGAAGTGATCGAAGCTGTCGGGGTCCTGTTCATAAAGGGCGAGCACGTCGGGTTCGTCGGGTCGCGTGCTGAAACCGACGAGGTGGATCGGCCCGTTCCAGCCCTCGGGCTTGGTCATGAGCAGCGGCTCGAGTGTCTTGTAAGTCTCGCCGGGGACGTAGCCGACCCGGAAGGCGGTCTCCTCGGAGACGTTGTCGCCGATGTCGCCATTGAAACGCGGGACCCAGCGCCACGCGTCGCCCGAGGAACAGGCGGTCAGCGTCAGCATGATGAGGGCAAGGGCGAGGGGGGTGAGCGTGCGCACGTCGTGGCTCCTGATAATCGGTGTGAGACGTAGTTTAATGGATGCCGGCCCGCGGGTCAGACGTCGAAATACATGCAGAATTCGTAGGGATGCGGGCGTTGGCGGAGGGCGTCGATCTCGTTCTCACGCTTGTAACGAATCCAGTAGTGGATGACGTCCTGCGTAAAGACGTCGCCCTCGAGCAGGTAGTCGTGGTCTTCCTCGAGCGCGACCAGTGCCGATTCGAGGTCGGCGGGAGCCCGGTCCAGGTTTTCGGTGGTCTCGGGCTCGAGGTCGTAGATGTTGCGGTCGAGCGGTTCGCCGGGGTCGATCTTATTCTTGATCCCATCGATCGCGGCCATCGTGATGGCGGCGAAGGCCAGGTAGGGGTTGGCGGAGGAATCGGGGCAGCGGAACTCGATGCGTTTGGACCCGGGTTTGTTGTGATAGACGGGGATGCGGATGGCGGCGGACCGATTGCGTGAGGAGTAGCAGAGGTGAACCGGTGCCTCGTAGCCCGGGACGAGCCGCTTGAAGGAGTTGGTCGTCGGGTTGGTGAGGGCGAGCAGAGAGTGGGCGTGCCGGAGGATCCCGCCGACGGCGTAGAGGGCCATCTGGGAGAGGCCGGCGTAGCGTGGCCCTGCGAAGAGCGGCTTGCCCGACTTCCAGAGCGAGAAGTGGGTGTGCATGCCCGATCCGTTGTCGCCCCAGAGCGGCTTGGGCATGAAGGTCGCCACGCGGCCGTGCCGAGCCGCCACCTGCTTGACGATGTACTTGTACATCATGCACATGTCGGCCATACGCAGCAGGGGCGCATACTGCAGGTCGATCTCGGCCTGACCGCCGGTCGCCACCTCGTGGTGGTGGGCCTCGATCGGGAGTCCCATCTGCTTCATGACCGACGCCATCTCCGAACGCAGATCGGTCATGGAGTCCATCGGCGGGATGGGGAAGTAGCCTTCGCGCTGTCGGACCTGGTAACCGAGATTGGCCGGGTCTTTCGAGCCGCGGTTCCAGATACCCTCGACCGAATCGACGGCGTAGGTCGCGGTGTTGACCCGCTGGTCGTAGTGAACGCTGTCGAAGACAAAGAACTCGAGCTCGGGCCCGAACATGGCGTGGTCGGCGAGTTTGGATTGCTTGAGGTAGACCTCCGCCTTCTTGGCGATGGATCGAGGGTCACGTGAATACTGCTTGCGAGTGACCGGATCCTTGATGTCGCAGATGATCGCCAGAGTGGGGCGGTCGAGAAATGGGTCGCGGTGCGCCGTGTCGGCTACCGGGACCAGGAGCATGTCCGACTCGTTGATCGCCTGCCAGCCGCGGATGGAGGAGCCGTCAAAACCGAAGCCGGTTTCAAAAGCTTCCTCGTTGAGTTGCTCGGCGTCGTAGGTGACGTGCTGCCAGAGCCCCGGGAAATCCATAAAGCGGCAGTCGACGTACTCGATGCCCTCTTTCTTGATCAGCGCGATGACCTGCTTGGGTGTCATAGGATCTCCGTGCGTTGGGATCAGTGGCCCTGGGCTTCCTCGCCGAGACGCGGCTTGAGTTCGCCGAGCAGCGAAGCAAGGGCTTCGGGATCGCGGGCCTCGGCGTTCAGGCGGAGCAGCGGCTCGGTGTTGGAAGCGCGGACGTTGAACCACCAGCCCTTGTTCTCGAAGGCATCGATCGAGACGCCGTCGAGTTCGTCGATGACCGCGCCCTCGGCGTAGTCCGATTTCAGGGCGGCGAGGACGGATTCCTTGTCCTCGGTACGGAAGTTGATCTCGCCCGACTGCGGGTACTTCTTGAGGGGGTTGATGATCGAGGAGAGAGGCTGGTCCGTCTCGGCGAGAACGCCCAACGCAACCGCGAGCAGGATCGCGCCCGAGTCGGCGAAGCTGTTATCGCGGAAGTAGAAGTGCCCCGACAGTTCGCCGCCAAAGACGCCGCCTGTTTCGCGGAGCAGGGCCTTCATGAAGACGTGGCCAACGCGCGACTTGGCGGGCGTGCCGCCGAGCGACTTGATGGTCTCCTCGACAACCTTGCTCGAACGGAGGTCGTAGATGATGGTCGATCCGGGGTCCTGCTTAAGGAAGTGTGACGCGAGCCAGGCCGTCAGGTGGTCGCAGCCGATGATCGATCCCTGCTCATCGACGAGCATGCAGCGGTCGGCGTCGCCATCGAAGCAGGCGCCGAGGTGGGCCGCGTTCTGACGGACACCCTCCTGCGTCGGCACCATGTTCTCGGCGACCAGCGGGTTGGGGTCGTGGACGAACGACCCGGTGATCTCGAAGTTGAGCTTGATGACTTCAAGATTCTCCACGCCGTCAAAGACCTGCGGCACGAGCTTGCCGGCCATGCCGTTGGAGGCATCAACGTAGAGCTTGAGCGGTCGGTTGAGCGTGGGGAGGAACGTGTGGATGTGCTTGCGATAGTCGTCCCAGAGGTCGAGTTCTTCGAGTGAGCCGGTGGCTTCCCGCTTCGAGCCCCAGGCGTCGGACGCGAGCTGCTCGATCTCCTTGAGTCCCGTGGTAGCGCCGATCGGGCGTGCGCCTTTGCCCGAGATCTTGAAGCCGTTGTACTGAACAGGATTGTGTGACGCGGTCGTCTGGATGCCGCCAACGGCGTCGAGGTGCGGGATCGCGAAGTAGAGGAAGGAGGTGTCGGCCATGCCCAGGTCGATGACGTCCATGCCCGAGGCCCGGATGCCGTGGATCAAAGCCGCGGCGAGTTTGGGCGAGTGAGGGCGCATGTCACGCGAGACGAGGATCTTGCCCGGCCCGTCGTTCTCCTTCTGCAGGAACTGACCGGCACCGAAGCCGACGCAGTAGGCCGCGTCCTCGTTGAGCGGGTCGGGGTGGGTAGCACGGACGTCGTAGGCCTTGAAAATCTTGGGGAGCATCACATCTCTCGCGTGCGGGGATATTGGAGCATATGGACAGGCCCCGATGATATATCAAGCCGAGCGCTGGAGGCGGGGGTAGCACGATGGCTGCCTGATGACGCAGGACGGGTGTCGGGTGGGGTCAGGCGTTAGACTTGGTGCATGTTGAGATGGCTGACGATTGGCGGCGCGACGGCGGTCGCCCTGGTGTTCCTCGTGCTGGCGTTCCAAGGCGGGCCCGAGATCGTGGAGCCTGAGGGACCGAGCGAGCCGGTGGCACTGCCTCAGGGCTGGCAGCAGCAGGAGGCGACTGATCCGGGTTCGCTGCGAGAAGCAACGCTCGAGGGCGGCTCGATCTTCCTCGCCGAGCAGAAGACATGGGTGACCTGGAGTTCCATGCGTCCGGAGCCGGATGGGGTCTTTGACATCGACCGGCCTCGGGCACGCACGGCCGTCGGCGACGGCGCTGTGCTGGAGATCGTCGCTGACTCAGGCCGCTTTCTGGTGCCCGACCGCCAACCGAGGAGCGGGTCTTTCCGCGGGAACGTGCTCATCAACCTCTATCGGGGCCGAAACGGCCTCCCGCCGCGCTACGGCGAGGATGTGGACGTCATCGGGCGTGCCTATCTCGATGAGGTGCGGTTCGACCTGGAACTGGGGATGCTCGAGACCTCGGGCCCGCTGCACATGACCGGCCCGATGTTCGACTTCCGGGGCGAGGGGCTGCTGGTCCGCTTCAACCAGCGTGCGAATCGGCTTGAGGAGCTCAGGGTCGACCGTGGGGAGGGACTGCGTCTGAAACTCGATGGTGTGGCCTCGACGGCTCCCGATCGTCCCCGAGCGGAGCGCGATGGGACAGGCCCCGAAGACGCTGTGCAAACGACCGATGGACAGCTCTACGCGATGCTGGTCGATGGCGGGATCCGCGGGCTGGTGCGTGGCGACGAGGCCGTGCTGACGGGCGAGCGGATCGAGGTCCTCTACCGCACGCGTGGCGACGGGGGCGGCGGCGGCGCCGACCTGGCGACACTGGATCGCGACGGCACCGATTCAGGCACCGAGAGCAGCACCGATGCGTCTGTCGTGGCGGGAGCGGGGCGATCTCTCTGCCCGATCGCGGCGGACGACACCATCGTTACCTGGACCGGTGCGCTTGTGGTCCGCCCGGCGCAGGAGGAGGCGGTGTTTGCCCGTGTGCCGGCCGGCCAACTGGTCGGGCGTCTGGTGGGTGCCCCCTCGACGCTGATCGCGGATTCGGTGGAGGTGCTCGCCGGGGCGATCGGTTTCAGCAGTGAGCGAACCGAGTTGTGGGCCGAGTCGCTCGTGGAGAACGAGCCGGTGCGGCTGACCTCGGGCGACGCGGGCGTTGTGATCGCCCAGCGGATGAGCTACACGATCCCGGCACGCGAGGCGGCGTTCGTCGGCCCGGGAGTCTGGGAGGCGGCGGAGGGCAGCGCCCGGGGCGGGGCCAAAGACCTTGTCTGGTCCGACGCGATGCGTTTTCGGCTCAGTGATGCGAGCGGCAAGAACCACGTACTGGGCCGTGTGCTGGAGGCCGAGGTCCGTGGCGCTGTGTCGGCGACGCACGTGGACGGGCATCTGGAAGCAGAGCGTCTGTCGCTGGTGCGACTCGATGATGCCAGCGCCGCGGTGCTGGCCGAGGGCGGGCTGATCGGCAGCTATGCGCCACAGACTGAAGACGCAGCGCTGCGTTCCGAGCCGGTACGGCTGGTGTCGGAGTCGGCGGAACTGATGCTCCAGGCCTTCGAAGACCGCCTCGACCCGACACGGCTGCGTGCGCGTGGCGATGCGAAGCTGGTGCAGGGCAGAACCATGGTGTCCGGCGAGACGCTGACCGGCGAGCTGGTGCGTGAAGAAGCCGGCATGGTGCTCGAACGCTTCACGGCACTGGACGAGGTGAGCGCACGCGACGGCACACGCGGCGTGGACCTGACCGGTGATCGCCTCGAAATCCTCCCCGCCGCGGGCGAGGCAAGGCTGTTCGGCGGGTTCGATCGTGATCAGTGGGCCACCGTACAGCAGGCGCAGAGCGCTCTGCACGGCTCGGAGATCGTCGTCGTGAACGCCGGGGACGTCGTCTCGGTTGAGGGCGCGGGGCGTGTTGAACACTTGATCCCGGGGTTTGATCCCGATGCAGAGCCGGTCGCCGACCCGCTGCTGCCGGGGCTGGAAGTACGCGACCGACGCGAGATGCTGAACATCCCCGACACCCTCATCGAGATCGACTGGCTCGGCGGGATGACGTTCAACCGCCCGAGTGGCTGGGCCCGAGCGACCGGAGGCGTGCGCGGCACCTACGTCAAGGGCAGCGAGTCCGGACGGGCCTCGGGGCAGGAATTACGTGTTGAACTCGACCGTCAGCCCCGGCAGGGGACGATGGCCTTTGCGCTCGAGGGCGCCGACGCGGGAGTCCGGGCGCTGCTGCTCTCGGGTGATGCCGAACTGGCCTGGGGGCGTGAGGATGCCGAGGCAGGCGACACGTCGGTCACCCTGAACGGACCGTCGATCGCCTACGACCGTCCGTCGGCCGAAGCCGCCGTCCTCGGAGCGGGCTGGCTGCTCTACGAGGGTCGGGGCGAGGTCATGCTGACTGGCCAATCCGAGGCCACGGGCATGATCCCCACGGGCGACGGGCCGCAGAAGGGTTTCATGCAGTGGCATGAGGTGCTGACGATGGACCTGTCGACCGGCCGCGCAACGGCATCGGGTGGCGTCGAGATGATCTACGAAACGGACGAAAACGAACCCTCGGTCTACCTCGACGCCGAGCGTGCGACCGCGGTCTTCGAGGGCGTGACGCCGGGCGACGCGGCCCAGGCTCGTCTCGTCTCGGTCGAAGCTCTCGAAAGGGTTCAGGTCGTGCGCGAAGACCGGCTGATCACCGCCGACGGCTTGAAGTTTGATGTCGTCCAGAGCATGGTCGAGCTCTGGGCCGACGACGGCGGGCTGGTTCGTCAGGCCAGCGAGCAGGACATCACCGGGCTGGCCGCCCGACGCGTCCGCTGGTACCTCGACCGCGACGAGATTGATATCCTCCGTCCCGCACCGGTCGTCGTGCCGATGGGCAATGAGCGATTCCAGCGGCGCTGATCACCCCTTCGGCGGCTGATAGCGTGGATAGAGAGGATCGCCCTGCGCGAGCGTGTCACCGGGCATCAGGCCACCCCACGACGTCCAGTTGTCAAGATCGCCCCCACCGGTCTCGATCTCTGCGGCGTAGCTCTGACTGTTGAATCGCTGCCAGAGTTCGGCCACCTGGTTCGGGAGGACGGGCGCGAGGTTCAGCGACGCGATGCGCAGCGCCTCGGCACACCGGCCGAGGATCGCACCGACCTCGGGGAGCTTCTCTTCCTGCTTGGCCAGCTTGAACGGCGCGGTGCGCTCGATGAACGCGTCGATCTCCTGCACCAGTGCCAGCGGGCCGTTGCCGAGCGCATCGGCCAGACGAAGCTGATTGATGTTCTCGTGGTAGCTCGCGGTGGTCTTCTCGGCCGCTTCCTTGAGCACGTCATCAAAGGCGACGTCCTCGGGCAGCGTGCCGTCAAAATACTTGTGGAGCATCTTGGTCACGCGTGAGGTCGAGTTGCCGAACGTGTTGGCAAGGTCCTGGTTGTAGGCCTCCACGAAGGCGTCGTGGGCGAAGTCGGCATCGGTCGTGCCCATCGGCCCGTAACGGGTCAGGAACCAACGCAAGGCGTCCAGCCCGAAGGTCTCGACGTAGTAATCGATCTTCTCCAGATCGATGAAGTTGCCCAGCGACTTGGACATCTTGCGCCCCTCGGCGATCCACCACGAGTGGGCGTAGATCTGCCTGGGGAGCGCGACCCAGTCGTAGCCCTCACACTTGCTCAGCGCGAGCAGCACCGCCGGCCAGATGGCCGCGTGGAACCAGAGGATGTCCTTGGCGATCAGGTGCACGTCGGCGGGCCAGTAGTGACGGCGCTCGGGCGTGTCCACGGTCGTCAGGTAATTGAAGAGCGCATCGATCCAGACGTAGATCGTCTGGCTGTCGTCGCCCGGGACCTTGATGCCCCAACCCTCCATGCCGGTGC
Coding sequences within:
- the glnA gene encoding type I glutamate--ammonia ligase; this encodes MTPKQVIALIKKEGIEYVDCRFMDFPGLWQHVTYDAEQLNEEAFETGFGFDGSSIRGWQAINESDMLLVPVADTAHRDPFLDRPTLAIICDIKDPVTRKQYSRDPRSIAKKAEVYLKQSKLADHAMFGPELEFFVFDSVHYDQRVNTATYAVDSVEGIWNRGSKDPANLGYQVRQREGYFPIPPMDSMTDLRSEMASVMKQMGLPIEAHHHEVATGGQAEIDLQYAPLLRMADMCMMYKYIVKQVAARHGRVATFMPKPLWGDNGSGMHTHFSLWKSGKPLFAGPRYAGLSQMALYAVGGILRHAHSLLALTNPTTNSFKRLVPGYEAPVHLCYSSRNRSAAIRIPVYHNKPGSKRIEFRCPDSSANPYLAFAAITMAAIDGIKNKIDPGEPLDRNIYDLEPETTENLDRAPADLESALVALEEDHDYLLEGDVFTQDVIHYWIRYKRENEIDALRQRPHPYEFCMYFDV
- the topA gene encoding type I DNA topoisomerase gives rise to the protein MAKKKTTKKKTGGAASKGRRSQSIKVADAKGKHLVIVESPTKAKTINKYLGSDYLVMASVGHVRDLPSRNPKGVKNPVPGVNLEQQFEPTYEILPDKKKTVSELKKAAKYADDVWFATDLDREGEAIAWHLAHALDIDLEGAKRVVFNAITKTEIERAFHHPRPIDENRVNAQQARRIVDRIVGYQVSPLLWKKVAGGLSAGRVQSVAVRLVVEREREIDAFIPDESWRLGALMATDPSEAPKLGELWQAFLDGATENGRTVKEQNAWLSEHAVLRAELVGIDDADVKNADEQQILDVAKRLGYELEKLDVVEDPKGKGPAKQLKTAIGVVSASPPDYAIESIATKRTTSKPGAPFITSSLQQAAANRYSFALQRTMRVAQQLYEGIDLGGARGQTGLITYMRTDSTHLAPEAIAAARDHIGSAYGDDYLPEKPNYYSSSNKSAQEAHEAIRPTDVTVRPSDIRGKLNEDQFKLYDLIWKRFVSCQMTPAKWDATTVSIRADLNPGSAKLRASGRKLVFDGFYRVTGVPQSDDVILPELSEGQKVAPLDIKPTQHFTAPPPRYTEASLQKKLEEEGIGRPSTYAAIIQTIQDRKYVEPLMPRDRRLCATDLGMVVTDMLIEAFPEILNVAYTREMESQLDHIEDERNDWHQMVAAFYEPFAVQLEKAHEELTHAKAVTEPAPHKCEQCGADTVYRFGKNGRFLSCSRYPDCKYAAPIDREGNPQSPEMTDILCPEDGKPMIRRTGRFGPFLAASTYPEVKFILKLDPKKGHVVLPKTPPMLTGITCPKCEERELYLRESKRGPWLSCSGFPKCRGRAAWSSLDEEKQAELEKKWAEHQKENPVPEIRTASGRVLKEGDDYIPEIAGSEEPAGSVVARDDAA
- a CDS encoding type II toxin-antitoxin system RelE/ParE family toxin; the protein is MGRGTGGRYLDGLDEMLKRLAKSRSAWRSVRFTDALNGLWMCRYAQHIIFFRELSGQRIGVITVMHATMDLPERLLEEIDKQ
- a CDS encoding phosphomannomutase/phosphoglucomutase, with amino-acid sequence MLPKIFKAYDVRATHPDPLNEDAAYCVGFGAGQFLQKENDGPGKILVSRDMRPHSPKLAAALIHGIRASGMDVIDLGMADTSFLYFAIPHLDAVGGIQTTASHNPVQYNGFKISGKGARPIGATTGLKEIEQLASDAWGSKREATGSLEELDLWDDYRKHIHTFLPTLNRPLKLYVDASNGMAGKLVPQVFDGVENLEVIKLNFEITGSFVHDPNPLVAENMVPTQEGVRQNAAHLGACFDGDADRCMLVDEQGSIIGCDHLTAWLASHFLKQDPGSTIIYDLRSSKVVEETIKSLGGTPAKSRVGHVFMKALLRETGGVFGGELSGHFYFRDNSFADSGAILLAVALGVLAETDQPLSSIINPLKKYPQSGEINFRTEDKESVLAALKSDYAEGAVIDELDGVSIDAFENKGWWFNVRASNTEPLLRLNAEARDPEALASLLGELKPRLGEEAQGH
- the metG gene encoding methionine--tRNA ligase produces the protein MTKPTFYVTTPIYYVNDRPHIGHVYTTTIADVLARYHRMRGDDVFFLTGTDEHAAKVVDAAAERDLTPQQWADRNAEAFETTFRRLGMTHDDFIRTSQDRHKQKVSEYVTALLNSGDVYEGTYEGWYDAGEEEYVPENKAKENDFKSAISGKPLVRKTEKNYFFRLSAYRQQLIDHFNANPTFVQPDARRNEILNRIAEAEDVPISRTGMEGWGIKVPGDDSQTIYVWIDALFNYLTTVDTPERRHYWPADVHLIAKDILWFHAAIWPAVLLALSKCEGYDWVALPRQIYAHSWWIAEGRKMSKSLGNFIDLEKIDYYVETFGLDALRWFLTRYGPMGTTDADFAHDAFVEAYNQDLANTFGNSTSRVTKMLHKYFDGTLPEDVAFDDVLKEAAEKTTASYHENINQLRLADALGNGPLALVQEIDAFIERTAPFKLAKQEEKLPEVGAILGRCAEALRIASLNLAPVLPNQVAELWQRFNSQSYAAEIETGGGDLDNWTSWGGLMPGDTLAQGDPLYPRYQPPKG
- a CDS encoding ribbon-helix-helix domain-containing protein, whose protein sequence is MGKEIQFEVPEGLHDFICAQSGAGGLYATTDEYLRDLIRRDYERQQAGRWQSLLHELEQGMEADDSDFQPLDMDAIKADAKKQASTDAA
- the miaA gene encoding tRNA (adenosine(37)-N6)-dimethylallyltransferase MiaA encodes the protein MSSLRPIVILGPTAGGKSELAVRLGEALGGEVINADSMQVYRHMDAGTAKPTHEQRSCIPHHLIDCAEPDRPYTVSNWLDSAEACLSGMQHDRKRPIVAGGTNLYLKSLLHGMFQGPGTDETYRASLGEQSSQDLHTRLADIDPPAAERIAPADRKRIVRALEVHHLTGMTITEHQSQWSEDPDRPYRYDPVLIGLSWPTDAINARINLRVKAMFYPHKFDELIAREVCIGGRSLPEETADLEARGLLGMQAREALGTKQVLEHLADPSRFTLDDAYEKTKVHTRRFGKQQRTWMRRFRGVRWIEMHPEISPGEVAEQALALIEAAENDDHASH